The following coding sequences lie in one Changpingibacter yushuensis genomic window:
- the secD gene encoding protein translocase subunit SecD has product MSTRTTSVRQVVPWRRLVMLIVLSVALIASLLVGTLTTDRSRWIPEFALDLEGGTQIILTPTTTDGSEITQEDVNQAIEIIRQRVDASGVSEAEITSEGGQNIVVGLPGEPSQETLDLVRTSAVLRMRPVLTLTTTGSGALTPATVQAYDEAQASASASAEATDTASATPSESASPEASASASASPSANATYSQAELEEQAKRIADADGDGVLSDTPTTTPENASDTAWITEKVYYESLILDCTNPNTQSTSADDPAVAVAACGSSGEKYILGPAEVEGTNVTQATSGYDSTKSLWVVNLELNSAGADAFAAVTGRLVDLDSPQDQFAIVLDGKVISAPAPNAAITGGKAMISGDFTSDEAATLANQLNFGSLPLNFEVQSEEQISATLGSESLTSGLIAGLIGLALVVLYLLWQYHGLGFVAAGSVVLATGLSYLIVSLLSWTIGYRLSLAGVVGLIISVGITADSFIVFFERIRDEIREGRTLSAAVSHGWHRAKRTIFVADGVNLLCSIVLYFLAVGSVRGFAFTLGITTVLDLVIVLMFTYPIMTLLVRTKFFGEGHRFSGMDPAALGRTPVYRGRGSALDRGSKPAKETRAEQIASAVEQGIEDSESSSEERATTPAPKKTAVATLDARAEDAALVVDENGHRLSLAERRAQERRRAAEGAADSDAETPESDDSATESKEEN; this is encoded by the coding sequence AGATCACGCTGGATCCCCGAGTTCGCATTGGACTTGGAAGGTGGTACGCAGATCATCCTGACCCCGACCACCACGGATGGCTCGGAGATTACTCAGGAAGACGTCAATCAGGCTATCGAGATCATTCGGCAGCGAGTGGATGCCTCAGGTGTCTCCGAAGCCGAGATCACCTCTGAGGGCGGTCAGAACATCGTTGTGGGCTTGCCAGGTGAGCCTTCGCAGGAGACTCTCGACTTGGTACGCACATCCGCGGTTCTGCGTATGCGTCCGGTGCTGACTCTGACCACTACCGGTTCAGGAGCGCTCACTCCTGCTACCGTTCAGGCATATGACGAGGCCCAAGCATCGGCTTCTGCGTCTGCTGAAGCAACCGATACAGCGAGTGCGACGCCATCCGAATCGGCCTCGCCAGAAGCTTCGGCCAGTGCAAGTGCGAGCCCAAGTGCAAATGCCACCTATTCTCAGGCAGAGCTGGAAGAACAAGCCAAGCGTATTGCAGACGCAGACGGCGATGGAGTTCTTTCCGATACGCCCACAACTACTCCAGAGAACGCCTCCGACACGGCATGGATCACCGAAAAGGTTTACTACGAGTCGCTGATTCTTGACTGCACAAATCCGAACACCCAGTCCACATCAGCCGATGACCCCGCAGTGGCAGTCGCCGCTTGCGGTTCCAGCGGTGAGAAGTACATTCTTGGACCTGCCGAAGTTGAGGGCACAAATGTCACCCAAGCTACCTCAGGGTATGATTCCACCAAATCCCTGTGGGTAGTTAACCTTGAACTCAACAGCGCTGGTGCGGATGCGTTTGCTGCGGTAACCGGGCGCCTAGTTGACCTTGATTCTCCTCAGGATCAGTTCGCCATTGTGTTGGATGGCAAAGTCATCTCCGCACCCGCACCGAATGCCGCTATCACTGGCGGCAAGGCCATGATCTCTGGAGACTTCACTTCGGATGAAGCCGCGACTTTGGCCAACCAGCTCAACTTCGGTTCACTGCCGCTGAACTTTGAGGTGCAGTCTGAGGAGCAGATCTCAGCGACACTTGGTTCTGAGTCACTGACGTCAGGCCTCATCGCTGGTCTCATCGGACTTGCGCTGGTTGTGCTCTACCTGCTGTGGCAGTACCACGGCCTCGGATTCGTTGCCGCTGGTTCTGTTGTGCTCGCTACCGGCCTTTCCTATCTGATTGTCAGCTTGCTTTCCTGGACGATCGGGTATCGATTGTCGCTCGCGGGTGTGGTGGGCCTGATCATATCTGTTGGAATCACGGCTGATTCGTTCATCGTGTTCTTCGAGCGAATACGCGATGAAATCCGCGAAGGAAGAACCCTTTCGGCGGCCGTTTCTCATGGTTGGCACCGCGCCAAGCGCACCATCTTTGTTGCCGACGGTGTGAACCTGCTGTGCTCGATCGTTCTGTACTTCCTCGCGGTTGGCTCCGTGCGAGGCTTCGCCTTCACACTGGGTATTACCACAGTGCTCGACTTGGTGATCGTCTTGATGTTCACCTACCCGATCATGACACTGCTTGTTCGCACGAAGTTCTTTGGTGAGGGCCACCGCTTCTCGGGAATGGATCCGGCAGCGCTTGGCCGCACGCCGGTCTACCGAGGGCGTGGCTCCGCTCTGGATCGTGGGTCTAAGCCCGCCAAGGAGACCCGTGCAGAGCAGATCGCCTCGGCGGTCGAGCAGGGCATTGAGGACTCAGAAAGCTCTTCGGAGGAACGGGCTACAACCCCTGCTCCGAAGAAGACTGCGGTTGCCACGTTGGATGCGCGAGCCGAGGATGCGGCGCTCGTCGTCGACGAAAATGGGCACAGGCTTTCTCTTGCCGAACGTCGGGCTCAGGAGCGGCGCCGAGCCGCTGAGGGCGCGGCGGATTCTGATGCGGAGACGCCCGAATCAGATGACTCAGCCACCGAATCGAAGGAGGAGAACTGA